TACATTAACGGCTTTCACGATGCCGCTAACTCGATTGCAACAGTTGTTTCTACAAAAGTTCTTACGCCTTTTCAGGCAGTTTTGTGGGCTGCGTTGTTCAATTTCGCTGCTTACTTTTATTTTACCGACCATAAAGTGGCCAATACGGTTGCTAAAACGGTAATTGAAAATTATATCACACTAGAAGTTATCCTTGCGGGTTTGGTTGCAGCCATTATCTGGAACCTTTTAACCTGGTGGTATGGTATCCCTTCAAGTTCATCACATACCTTAATTGGTGGTTTTGCAGGTGCGGGTATGACACATGCTTTACTTACAGGTGCTAGTCCGCTTGATGCTGTAAACATGGGTTATGTAATAAAAATTGTTTCTTTCATTGTATTGGCCCCGATAATCGGTATGGTGATATCAGTTGTATTAACACTGATCATTATCAATATCTGCCGTTATGCCAAGCCCGCAACTGCCGAGAAATGGTTTAAACGCCTGCAATTGCTGTCTTCTGCTGCACTAAGTTTCTTCCATGGTGGTAACGATGCACAAAAAGTAATGGGTATTATTGCTACTGCTTTAATTGCCTCTAAAGTAATTCCTAATTTCGAAGCTATGCCTGCCTGGGTACCAATTGCCTGTTATTCGGCAATATCGTTAGGTACCATGAGTGGTGGTTGGAAAATTGTTAAAACAATGGGATCGAAAATTACCAAGGTAACCGCATTGGAAGGTGTTGCTGCCGAAGGTGCTGGTGCGGTAACATTGGGAATTACAGAGCATTTCGGTATCCCGGTTTCTACTACACATACCATTACAGGTTCGATTGTAGGTGTGGGTGTGGTAAAAAGTGTTTCGGCTGTACGTTGGGGGGTAACCATCAACTTAATCTGGGCCTGGATTTTAACCATTCCGGTTTCGGCTACATTAGCGGCCATTATTTATGCCGTGATCTATTACTTAAAATAAAAACAAAATCCTTTAATATACTCAAGAGACCAAAGTTAATAGCCTTGGTCTTTTTTGTTTTATAATAATTTGGAAAGCAAGGGTGGAAGCCTTTGGTTTCTACCCCATAAAGGTTTTATCCCGATGAAAAAAACGGGATGCTCGCTTATATTGGGTTTAGACTGCAATTGTTGTGGTTCTTGGGAAAGATATAGTGTACCTGAAATCCTTTATTAAAAAGGAAAACAAGAAAGCTTACCAAGCATGTATTGTCGTTTGGAATTGCTTAGCGCCCTTTGCGGTTAATAAATCGACAATTAAAACTTAACGCTGATTTCTACTGAATCAGTTCCGTTTTTAGGTAATACCCAATCCGGACCTTCTTGAATCAGTCGTTTCGCCTCCGCATCAGCTTTTTTGTTCAGTGATTTTATAACGCTAATATTTGTTGGCCGCCCATTGCTTTTAACTTTGAAACTTAAGATTACAAATTGCTCCGGACCTTTAGGGTTATAAAGTTTATTGTTATTCTCCAAATATTGGCTATAGTTAATGGTAGAAACCGGAATAGGCTTCGTAATATCGTCGGCCGATTTTCTGTCCAGGTTCTGTTCTGCACGCAGTGTAATTTTAGGCGCAGCAATATTTTCTTTTTTATGTCCGTTTGAACCTGTAATTAAAGCAATTTCGTTTAATGATTTATTGCCGCTTAATGCACTTTTAATTGCGTTAGGATCTTGCAAACCAGCTACAGGCAATTCTTTAAAGCCAATGGCATTAATCAATAAATCTTTATCTTTTGCATTGCTATCAGCAGGCAGATAGAAATAACCTTTGGCATCAGTTGCCGTTACATTTTTAGAGCCAGCCAGCTTTACTACAGCACCCTGAATAGGCTGGCCATTGCTTTGGTCTACAACGTTCCCGCTAAACGCGATTTTACTTGAGCCAATTGCCGGAGCTGGTGTAACTACAGCCTCACTTATTGTAACCGGGCTTGGCTTGTAATTGCCAAAGCCAACAGGACTCATCGCTTTAGCACGGCTATTATCAGCTGCAGATTTTTCTGCTTTTGCTTCAGCAATTTGTTGTTCTGCAGGTTGTACACTAAGGTCCGCTTTAGTATTTTTCGCTAAATCACCAGTTTTTGCGGCTGTAATTGCTTTATCAATCAAAGCTGCCTTTGTCGAGTTTTGCGTAACCGTATCATCTTTAAGTTTGGGTTGGGCTGAAGCAATACTCGTTGTGCTATCTAATTGAACCAGCACGCCTTCCTTTTTATGTGTAGCAAGTTCTGCATTTCTGCGGTTGGTTTCGCGCATAAAGAATAAAATACTTACTGCAATAAAGGCCACGGTTGCGGTTGCCGCAATACTTAACCTTTGGGTGGTAATGCCCCAAAGCTTGCGCTTTATAGGCTTTTCTGATACACGGTCGTACAGTTGTTTCTGTAATATAGAAAGTGTTTGCTTGCGTTTAGGCGATTGCTTCAGTCCCTCCAATGCTTCGGCAACGAAAGGATCATCCAAAGCCTGCCTTTCTACAAAATGCATAGCCTTAGCATCAAGCTTACCATCCAGGTAATCTTCCAGAACATCAATATCTAACCAATCGTTATTCACTACTATTTTTCTCTATACAAATCTTTAAATTCCGCTTCCCATTTTGGATGTAACTCTTCACTTTAAGCATATCGTAACCTGTAATGTCGGCTACTTCTTTATAACATTTTTCTTGTAAATAAAATAAATCTACGCTTTTTCGCTGTTCTTCGGGCAAAGTTTCCATACACTTTTCCATAATGGTAAGCTGCGTTTCTTTTGTGTTGTCTATATCCAGATGCACAAACTCGCTATTTTCCACAAAAGTATCGTCTATTGAAACATTATTTTGCTTCGCCGATTTTCGTAGCGCCATTAAACAATGGTTCCGCGTTAAAACATGGAGCCAGCTTTTAAAGTTCTGTACCTCATGTATTTTCAGTTTGGTTACCAGTTCCTCAAAAATCTGCATTACAGCGTCTTTGCTTTGTTCTTCATCTTTGAAGTAGTTTAAGCAAACCCCGAACACCAGATGCATATATTTATTATAAAGCGTGCCCAACGCGTCCAAATCGCCAGTATTTTTATACTCGGCAATCAGTTTGGCGTCGTCTTGCTGGGCATTCCCAGCTGTGTTTTTTATAAACCTCAAAAAAATGGCAGCTATTTCGAATTATCTTTCAAGTATAAAAAATATTTCTGAGTGATAGGACATAAACTAATTTTTTAGGAAGAGAGGGGCGCAAATTTTTACATTGCCGATTATTTTTTTAAGCTGCTTAAATATTATTGCCATGTACAAAGACTTATCTTTGAGTGTAAAGATTATGGCAGTTATTTTGCTAAGCATGATTAAACACACAAATGAAAAAGATCAATATTTTATCGGCATCACTGGCTATGCTGGTATTTGCAAGCCTAAATGTTAGCGCACAGATTAAACTGAGCGATATATTTAAAAAAGTAACCGAAAAACAGGGTACCACAACTGCTGCTACCGGAACACCATCTACCTTTGAAATAGGACAGGGAATTAAGGAAGCGCTACAAATTGGTGTTTCTGCGGGGGCCGACAGGCTTTCGCTTAAAGATGGCTTTTTAGGCAATTTAGCTGTTAAAATCCTGATGCCACCTGAAGCACAAAAGGTTGAAAAAACGTTACGTAGCATAGGTTTGAACAAACTTTGCGATAACGTGATTGTAAGCTTAAACCGTGCCGCTGAAGATGCTGCTACCGAAGCAAAACCGATTTTTATATCGGCCATTAAGCAGATGACTTTAACCGATGCCACCAATATCCTTTTGGGTAATAATGACGCAGCTACCGAATATTTTAAAAGGGTAACCACAGCACAATTGATACAGAAATTTAGTCCGATTGTAACCACAAGCTTAAATAAGGTAAATGCCACCAAGTATTACGGCGATTTAACTATGCAATACAACCGTTTACCTTTGGTAAAACCCGTAAACACCAATTTAACTGAATACGTTACGCAAAAAGCGATCGATGGTTTGTTTATTGAAGTTGCGAAGGAAGAACTCAAAATTAGGGGGAACTTAAGCTCAAGAAGCACAACCTTGTTGCAAAAAGTATTTGGCTACGCCGATAAGAAAAAGATTTAATCTGTTTAATTGTGATTCGTGAGGACACGAACCGCGCCAAAGGATAGAATCGACAAGCACAATGTATGTATTAAGTAAAATATAGCTTCCCCACGGTCTCTGGAATAACAAAAACAAAAACTATTTTTAAAATTGCACATGACGAAAATCAGCACCTCAATAGTTTCTATCCTAATCCCTTGCGCCACGTTAATCGCTTCTTGTGGAAATAATAAATCAAACCAGAATAACACGAACAAAGCCGTTTTAGATACGGTTTCTTTAAGCAATAAAAATTTCGCGTTAGCTTATCAGGATGGAGATAAAATTGTAGCCACGAGTATTGATACCATGAAACAGATTTCGTTCGGCGGTGCTACCGATCCGGCTATTTCTCCTGATGGAAATAAACTGGCATATACCCTGAGCGATTCTGCAGGGAACAGATCTATTTGGATTGCTGATATGGAAAACAAGAGCCAGGGTAAATTGCAGGTAAGTAGCAATAACTATTACCAGGCCATGTGGTCGGCTGATGGAGGGGCGATCGCTTTCAATATTTTTAATGGTAAAAACCTATGGAAGATAGGTGTTATTAAAACTGATAATTCGGGCTACGTAATGCTCGATAGTGCATCTAAAATAAATGTTTATGCCCCAACCTGGAAAAATGAAAAGGAAATCATCGGACAGGATCTTACCAAGCTTTATACTTTTGACCTTGCCGGAAAGTTAATCGATACCAAATTGATAGCCGATTTGATCGGGAAAGAATTTTCCATTACAAGTAGCAACCGCTTCTTTTATACAAAAGATGGAGCGAAACTGATTTTTAATGCAGGGAATACCGATATTTTGGATGGATTAACAGGACCGAGCGAAGCAGTTTATGTTTTAGATCTGGCCTGTAAAAAAGTAACGCGTATTTCGCCAAAAGGTATGGATGTTCCTTATGTTTTTCTTACTGCCGATGATCGGATTTTTTATAGCGGAGCCGAAAAACCCTTTACGCAAAGCAAAATATATGTTTCTGATTTAGAAGGGAATATTAAAACGGTAGTGGATAAAGGAAACAACCCAACGGGTGCATTGAAATAATCGGTTTATTGTATTTACATGCTAAATAAAACGAGAATTGTTATTGTAGGAATTGGTGGCGTAGGAGGGTATTTCGGAGGCTTACTGTCTAAGCAGTATGCTAACGGAAATGATGTAGAAATTGTTTTTGTTGCCCGTGGCGAACATTTAAATGAGATCCAAAATAAGGGTTTAACTGTAATAAAAGGAAACGAAAGTTTTGTAACTAAGCCATATCTGGCTACCGATGATTATAGTAAGATTGGCGAGGCCGATTATATTATAATCTGCACGAAAAGTTACGATTTAAAACAAACCCTCGAAAAATTAAAACCCTTAATCAGCCATAGAACGATATTGTTGCCCCTTTTAAACGGTGTTAGCGCGACTGATGAAATTTTAGAAATCCTGCCCCAGGCAAATGTTTTAAAAGGCTGTGCATTTATTGTTTCCAAAATTAAATCGCCTGGTATAATCGAAAATTCTGGTAACA
The nucleotide sequence above comes from Pedobacter riviphilus. Encoded proteins:
- a CDS encoding TolB family protein, which codes for MTKISTSIVSILIPCATLIASCGNNKSNQNNTNKAVLDTVSLSNKNFALAYQDGDKIVATSIDTMKQISFGGATDPAISPDGNKLAYTLSDSAGNRSIWIADMENKSQGKLQVSSNNYYQAMWSADGGAIAFNIFNGKNLWKIGVIKTDNSGYVMLDSASKINVYAPTWKNEKEIIGQDLTKLYTFDLAGKLIDTKLIADLIGKEFSITSSNRFFYTKDGAKLIFNAGNTDILDGLTGPSEAVYVLDLACKKVTRISPKGMDVPYVFLTADDRIFYSGAEKPFTQSKIYVSDLEGNIKTVVDKGNNPTGALK
- a CDS encoding DUF4197 domain-containing protein, which translates into the protein MKKINILSASLAMLVFASLNVSAQIKLSDIFKKVTEKQGTTTAATGTPSTFEIGQGIKEALQIGVSAGADRLSLKDGFLGNLAVKILMPPEAQKVEKTLRSIGLNKLCDNVIVSLNRAAEDAATEAKPIFISAIKQMTLTDATNILLGNNDAATEYFKRVTTAQLIQKFSPIVTTSLNKVNATKYYGDLTMQYNRLPLVKPVNTNLTEYVTQKAIDGLFIEVAKEELKIRGNLSSRSTTLLQKVFGYADKKKI
- a CDS encoding carboxypeptidase-like regulatory domain-containing protein — translated: MNNDWLDIDVLEDYLDGKLDAKAMHFVERQALDDPFVAEALEGLKQSPKRKQTLSILQKQLYDRVSEKPIKRKLWGITTQRLSIAATATVAFIAVSILFFMRETNRRNAELATHKKEGVLVQLDSTTSIASAQPKLKDDTVTQNSTKAALIDKAITAAKTGDLAKNTKADLSVQPAEQQIAEAKAEKSAADNSRAKAMSPVGFGNYKPSPVTISEAVVTPAPAIGSSKIAFSGNVVDQSNGQPIQGAVVKLAGSKNVTATDAKGYFYLPADSNAKDKDLLINAIGFKELPVAGLQDPNAIKSALSGNKSLNEIALITGSNGHKKENIAAPKITLRAEQNLDRKSADDITKPIPVSTINYSQYLENNNKLYNPKGPEQFVILSFKVKSNGRPTNISVIKSLNKKADAEAKRLIQEGPDWVLPKNGTDSVEISVKF
- a CDS encoding RNA polymerase sigma factor, whose translation is MRFIKNTAGNAQQDDAKLIAEYKNTGDLDALGTLYNKYMHLVFGVCLNYFKDEEQSKDAVMQIFEELVTKLKIHEVQNFKSWLHVLTRNHCLMALRKSAKQNNVSIDDTFVENSEFVHLDIDNTKETQLTIMEKCMETLPEEQRKSVDLFYLQEKCYKEVADITGYDMLKVKSYIQNGKRNLKICIEKNSSE
- a CDS encoding inorganic phosphate transporter, coding for MVTTLLVVVVILAIAFDYINGFHDAANSIATVVSTKVLTPFQAVLWAALFNFAAYFYFTDHKVANTVAKTVIENYITLEVILAGLVAAIIWNLLTWWYGIPSSSSHTLIGGFAGAGMTHALLTGASPLDAVNMGYVIKIVSFIVLAPIIGMVISVVLTLIIINICRYAKPATAEKWFKRLQLLSSAALSFFHGGNDAQKVMGIIATALIASKVIPNFEAMPAWVPIACYSAISLGTMSGGWKIVKTMGSKITKVTALEGVAAEGAGAVTLGITEHFGIPVSTTHTITGSIVGVGVVKSVSAVRWGVTINLIWAWILTIPVSATLAAIIYAVIYYLK